One genomic window of Ziziphus jujuba cultivar Dongzao chromosome 4, ASM3175591v1 includes the following:
- the LOC107416342 gene encoding protodermal factor 1 translates to MEIKLITRTHFPSFFMIMTLLALNLLIPIVMSTSFEDQKNYYSPDPHSGNPPKGGHGSPHHSTPSHGTPSHGGGSYNPTPSTPTPSVPTPVVPTPSDPTPSEPTPSVPNCGSPPHGGGYYHSPPSTTPTTPAVPTPIDPTPPTPVNTSPPTTPSYSPPPSGGSPPYVPDPNTPSYSPPSIGGSPPSVPDPNTPPFTCNYWRNHPGMIWGLVGWWGTLGHAFGVTSVPGFGSDFNLHQALSNTRTDGLGQLYREGTASLLNSMVYNKFPFTTKQVRDSFISALGSNNAAAAQARFFKLANEGRLKPRA, encoded by the exons ATGGAGATCAAGCTAATCACCAGAACccattttccttctttcttcatgATCATGACTCTCCTCGCCTTAAACTTGCTCATACCTATTGTTATGTCCACCAGCTTTGAAGATCAGAAGAATTATTACAGTCCAGACCCACACTCTGGAAATCCCCCAaaag GAGGACATGGTTCTCCTCACCACTCAACTCCATCACATGGGACTCCTTCCCACGGAGGTGGAAGCTACAACCCGACACCGTCGACACCGACGCCATCGGTTCCGACGCCGGTAGTCCCAACACCTTCAGACCCAACACCTTCAGAGCCAACACCTTCAGTTCCAAACTGTGGATCACCACCTCATGGTGGTGGATACTATCACTCCCCTCCATCCACAACTCCAACAACACCTGCTGTTCCAACACCCATTGACCCAACCCCTCCTACACCTGTCAACACTTCCCCACCCACCACCCCTTCCTACTCTCCCCCACccagtggtggatctcctcctTATGTTCCTGATCCCAACACCCCTTCCTACTCTCCCCCATCCATTGGTGGATCTCCTCCTTCTGTTCCTGATCCCAACACCCCTCCCTTTACATGCAA ttACTGGAGGAATCACCCAGGAATGATATGGGGACTAGTAGGGTGGTGGGGAACATTAGGACATGCATTCGGAGTGACGAGCGTTCCAGGTTTCGGATCCGACTTCAACTTGCACCAAGCTCTTTCCAACACTCGTACAGACGGCCTTGGACAGCTCTACAGGGAAGGAACTGCTTCGTTGCTCAACTCCATGGTTTACAACAAGTTCCCTTTCACCACCAAGCAGGTCAGAGACAGTTTCATCTCTGCACTCGGTTCCAACAACGCTGCTGCTGCTCAAGCTCGCTTTTTCAAGCTTGCCAATGAAGGAAGACTCAAGCCCAGAGCCTGA